A window from Bubalus kerabau isolate K-KA32 ecotype Philippines breed swamp buffalo chromosome 5, PCC_UOA_SB_1v2, whole genome shotgun sequence encodes these proteins:
- the LAD1 gene encoding ladinin-1 gives MSVSRKSWAALSSLTRQWTLEDEEEQERERRRRHRNLSFATDDEDPPAQDEDPPAPERLLSVEEAEGPRPPAPDPRDEEDVRAVLRTRQERRQRRQEAPVPELTEARQLPLAPEEQVQSTSCRRLSPQRGFAEEGGLAGGAPVGSEKPSAAGKTLELEASLDPETPSPSKCSVSQKITVLEERALSGKRAVPDKASVSEKRLVSEKATVFEKTPGPETQPAPGRAMAPARPLAREHPASAECPSSPRGQRGAGGAGPEMEPESLAGPLPRAGSLPPVTLQVRTPSTDAEAEAPSPTRASPTFSSALQRSSPRTISFRMSPRRDSSEVALTRSASVRLPASSVKLGPKVERYHSAIQRSESVKCASPSRTEFLVAPVDVASKRRLFEKELVGQSREGPASSRKENLQLSGVVTSRLNLWISRTQESAQQGLQNQETQRESAAGRRPQWKKKPEPPLGAEV, from the exons ATGTCGGTCAGCAGGAAGAGCTGGGCGGCTCTGTCCAG CCTGACCCGGCAGTGGACCCTGGAGGACGAGGAGGAACAGGAGCGAGAACGCCGGCGGCGACACCGGAACCTGAGCTTTGCCACAGACGACGAGGACCCGCCTGCCCAGGACGAGGACCCGCCGGCCCCCGAGAG ACTGCTGAGCGTGGAGGAAGCAGAGGGACCCCGGCCACCGGCCCCAGACCCCAGAGATGAGGAGGATGTCCGGGCTGTCCTGAGGACGCGGCAGGAACGGAGGCAGAGGCGCCAGGAGGCCCCCGTCCCGGAGCTGACTGAGGCCAGGCAGCTGCCCCTGGCGCCCGAGGAGCAGGTGCAGTCGACGTCCTGTCGGAGACTGAGCCCGCAGCGCGGCTTCGCAGAGGAGGGGGGCCTGGCGGGCGGGGCACCTGTGGGCTCCGAGAAGCCATCTGCTGCAGGGAAGACACTTGAGCTGGAAGCGAGCCTGGACCCTGAGACCCCCAGTCCCAGTAAATGCTCCGTGTCCCAGAAGATCACTGTGCTGGAGGAGAGAGCCCTCTCAGGAAAGAGGGCAGTTCCAGACAAAGCCAGCGTCTCAGAGAAGAGACTGGTGTCTGAGAAAGCCACTGTCTTCGAGAAGACCCCGGGCCCCGAGACACAGCCGGCCCCAGGCAGGGCCATGGCCCCAGCGCGTCCCCTGGCCCGGGAGCACCCAGCCTCAGCGGAGTGCCCGTCCAGCCCCAGGGGGCAGCGGGGTGCTGGGGGTGCTGGGCCTGAGATGGAGCCTGAGTCCTTGGCGGGGCCTCTGCCCCGGGCTGGCAGCCTCCCGCCCGTCACTCTGCAG GTGAGGACCCCCAGCACGGATGCTGAGGCCGAGGCCCCCTCGCCGACACGGGCTTCGCCCACCTTCAGCAGCGCCCTGCAGCGCTCCAGCCCCCGCACCATCTCCTTCAGG aTGAGCCCCCGGAGAGACAGCTCAGAGGTGGCCTTAACCCGCAG TGCCAGTGTGAGGCTCCCGGCCAGCTCAGTCAAATTAGGCCCGAAGGTGGAGCGATACCACTCAGCCATACAG AGATCAGAGTCTGTCAAGTGTGCAAGCCCGTCCCGCACTGAGTTCCTCGTGGCTCCTGTGGATGTCGCCAGCAAGCGCCGCCTCTTCGAGAAAGAGCTGGTGGGCCAAAGCCGAGAGGGCCCAGCTTCCAGCCGCAAG GAGAACTTGCAGCTCTCAGGGGTAGTGACGTCGCGGCTCAACCTATGGATCAGCAGGACCCAGGAGTCAGCACAGCAGGGCCTGCAG AACCAGGAGACGCAGAGAGAGTCAGCAGCTGGCAGGAGGCCCCAGTGGAAGAAGAAGCCAGAGCCCCCACTGGGTGCCGAG GTGTGA
- the TNNT2 gene encoding troponin T, cardiac muscle, whose product MAACAPKPARQSRQHKTRWQFLFWAGSPCPILGRSSPLPGEQSQAVGAHTSQNSPRGHILLPGVQKLSELMRKAACQRQPGDQGPRRLFQADAGLGPTPDRARAERRGETHFPGRGPSSLDPFALTQQGWMTGSRLRRVASPRLLPEAVSPGGCGPWEGGSGPGFCSQRRVGDTLEKLHGAGLFIETAAREEEAMSDVEETVDEYEEQEGLLTVWFTSPEHEEVVEEEAGGEAEAGEPCTTEDGEEEEGREAEDGPVEEFKPKPRPFMPNLVPPKIPDGERVDFDDIHRKRMEKDLNELQTLIEAHFENRKKEEEELVSLKDRIEKRRAERAEQQRIRTEREKERQTRLAEERARREEEESRRKAEDEARKKKALSNMMHFGGYIQKTERKSGKRQTEREKKKKILAERRKVLAIDHLNEDQLREKAKELWQSIYDLEAEKFDLQEKFKQQKYEINVLRNRINDNQKVSKTRGKAKVTGRWK is encoded by the exons ATGGCCGCCTGCGCGCCGA AGCCCGCAAGGCAGAGCAGACAGCACAAGACCCGTTGGCAGTTCCTGTTCTGG GCGGGGAGCCCCTGCCCCATCCTGGGCAGGTCCTCCCCACTCCCCGGGGAGCAGAGCCAGGCCGTGGGTgcccacaccagtcagaacagtCCTCGCGGCCACATCCTCCTCCCTGGGGTTCAGAAGCTGTCAGAACTGATGAGAAAGGCCGCCTGCCAGAGGCAGCCAGGGGACCAGGGACCCCGGAGGCTCTTCCAGGCGGACGCAGGGCTGGGCCCCACCCCGGACAGGGCGCGGGCTGAGCGGCGTGGAGAGACCCACTTCCCAGGGCGGGGGCCCagctccctgg ATCCGTTTGCCCTGACCCAGCAGGGCTGGATGACTGGGAGCAGGCTCAGAAGAGTTGCCAGCCCAAGGTTGCTGCCCGAGGCGGTCTCCCCCGGGGGCTGCGG GCCTTGGGAGGGGGGCTCGGGCCCCGGCTTCTGTTCTCAGCGCCGCGTGGGGGACACCCTGGAGAAGCTCCACGGAGCTGGGCTTTTCATAGAGACAGCAGCT aGGGAAGAGGAGGCCATGTCGGACGTGGAAGAGACAGTGGACGAGTATGA GGAGCAGGAAG GCCTGCTCACTGTCTGGTTCACCTCTCCAGAGCACGAGGAGGtggtggaagaggaggctggaggcgAGGCTGAGGCTGGGGAGCCCTGCACCACAG AAGATGGAGAAGAAGAGGAAGGTAGAGAGGCTGAAG ATGGCCCGGTCGAGGAGTTCAAGCCCAAGCCCAG gcccttcaTGCCTAACTTGGTGCCGCCCAAGATCCCTGATGGAGAGAGGGTGGACTTCGAT gacatACACCGGAAGCGCATGGAGAAGGACCTCAACGAGCTGCAGACGCTGATCGAGGCGCATTTCGAGAACcgcaagaaggaggaggaggagctggtctCCCTCAAAGACAGGATC GAGAAGCGGCGGGCAGAACGCGCGGAGCAGCAGCGCATCCGTACGGAGCGCGAGAAGGAGCGGCAGACGCGCCTGGCG GAGGAGCGAGCCCGccgagaggaggaggagagccgCAGGAAGGCGGAGGACGAGGCGCGCAAGAAGAAGGCTCTGTCCAACATGATGCACTTCGGAGGCTACATCCAGAAG ACAGAGCGTAAAAGTGGGAAGAGACAGACCGAGcgggagaagaagaagaagattctGGCCGAGCGGAGGAAGGTGCTGGCCATCGACCACCTGAACGAAGACCAGCTGAG GGAGAAGGCCAAGGAGCTGTGGCAGAGCATCTACGACCTGGAGGCAGAGAAGTTCGACCTGCAGGAGAAGTTCAAGCAGCAGAAATACGAG ATCAATGTTCTCCGAAACAGGATCAATGACAACCAGAAAGT CTCCAAGACTCGAGGGAAGGCCAAGGTCACCGGGCGCTGGAAGTAG